A genomic segment from Pseudoxanthomonas sp. CF385 encodes:
- a CDS encoding O-antigen ligase family protein, with protein sequence MQGSSPRRQDVASAFVWLAAFSATALLAVPKGLSLFAGLMLVATLLALPDAWRDGRASAPRALHALLLMALAVVVVAVLSLWSAGARLAALDNPARVLLLPWCAWLAWTTRVRASSLWWGALAGLVIAFLLSSVQSWLGVERAGGGANPIVFANAVLILLVVAVFCRPARQSFPMQLLLALVVALAVVAVTLSGSRGVLPGLGLVLLMLFAGGAARHRWRRLALVAGVFAALFAALWTVPWLSTQFRMDSLHADVSGYAQDHVDQPISARMGLLSVAWDAFRSAPLSGVGIGGFAQRVDASGYCRDASRHFCGLEHAHNDLAQWGATMGVGGIVVLLALYGVPLVIAARHVRRSKPDLPVGAGWAAGMLVAVYLISGLTQSMFSHALTTSAYVVIVGLLLGTALAEEAPSQGGGQA encoded by the coding sequence ATGCAAGGAAGCAGTCCCCGCCGACAGGATGTCGCAAGCGCCTTCGTGTGGCTGGCGGCTTTCAGTGCGACGGCATTGCTGGCGGTGCCCAAGGGACTCTCGCTGTTCGCCGGTCTGATGCTGGTGGCGACGCTGCTGGCGCTGCCGGATGCGTGGCGTGATGGCCGCGCATCGGCGCCACGAGCCTTGCACGCGCTGCTCCTGATGGCGTTGGCGGTCGTGGTCGTGGCGGTGCTCTCCCTGTGGAGCGCCGGAGCGCGCCTGGCAGCGCTGGACAACCCCGCGCGCGTACTGCTGTTGCCGTGGTGCGCGTGGCTGGCGTGGACTACGCGCGTTCGCGCTTCGAGCCTCTGGTGGGGAGCGCTCGCCGGGCTGGTGATCGCCTTCCTGTTGTCCTCGGTGCAAAGCTGGCTGGGCGTCGAGCGGGCGGGCGGGGGCGCCAACCCCATCGTGTTCGCCAATGCGGTGCTGATCCTGCTGGTGGTGGCCGTGTTCTGCCGTCCGGCTCGCCAAAGCTTCCCCATGCAACTGCTGCTGGCGCTGGTCGTCGCGCTGGCCGTCGTGGCGGTCACGCTCAGCGGAAGCCGGGGCGTATTGCCCGGGCTGGGCCTCGTCCTGTTGATGCTCTTCGCGGGCGGCGCCGCCCGGCATCGCTGGCGACGGTTGGCGCTCGTGGCGGGGGTGTTCGCCGCCCTGTTCGCGGCGCTGTGGACCGTACCCTGGCTGTCCACGCAATTCCGGATGGACAGCTTGCACGCCGATGTGTCCGGCTATGCGCAGGATCACGTCGACCAGCCCATCAGCGCGCGCATGGGGCTGCTCTCGGTGGCGTGGGATGCCTTCCGCTCCGCACCGCTGTCCGGTGTTGGCATAGGAGGTTTCGCCCAGCGCGTCGATGCCAGCGGCTATTGCCGCGACGCCTCGCGGCACTTCTGCGGCCTCGAGCACGCGCACAACGATCTGGCCCAGTGGGGCGCGACGATGGGGGTGGGCGGAATCGTCGTGCTCCTGGCGTTGTATGGCGTGCCCCTGGTCATCGCGGCGCGGCACGTCCGCCGCTCGAAGCCGGACCTGCCCGTGGGGGCGGGCTGGGCGGCCGGCATGCTGGTCGCGGTCTATCTCATCTCCGGGCTTACCCAATCGATGTTCTCGCACGCGCTGACCACCAGTGCCTACGTTGTCATCGTCGGCCTGCTGTTGGGGACTGCGCTGGCCGAGGAGGCGCCCTCACAGGGCGGCGGACAAGCGTAG
- a CDS encoding glycosyltransferase → MPHVNLIGWDNGVGLSRDLRLIEQALSDAGFQVAIQPARGRGKLRKWFGPWVQRAVIAGRRLARRKRFDLNLMLEHITPEFLGAAERNAFIPNPEWCLPRDVRRLPQVDRVLTKTSHATGIFHRQGCEVAPVGFTSTDRHLPDVVRAPTFLHLAGRSSAKRTRLVLETWARHPEWPRLTVVQHPRMADFRPEAANIVHRVDYLDDAELREIQNANLFHLCPSETEGFGHYIVEALSVGAIVLTTDAEPMNELVTAERGVLVPFAQTGRQQLATRYLIEAEALECAVVGALALDAGEIEAKQAAARAFYLDNDRTFRERLAAAVTAMIGGTDAASVARSLPGTTGEAYAEAALPAAQA, encoded by the coding sequence ATGCCCCACGTCAACCTGATCGGTTGGGACAACGGTGTCGGCCTGAGCCGTGACTTGCGCCTGATCGAACAGGCATTGAGCGATGCAGGATTCCAGGTGGCGATCCAGCCGGCGCGCGGGCGGGGCAAGCTGCGCAAGTGGTTCGGCCCCTGGGTTCAACGGGCGGTGATCGCCGGGCGACGCCTCGCGCGCCGCAAACGTTTCGACCTGAACCTCATGCTGGAACACATCACGCCCGAGTTCCTCGGCGCCGCCGAGCGCAATGCGTTCATTCCCAACCCGGAATGGTGCCTGCCGCGCGATGTACGGCGCCTGCCGCAGGTGGACCGTGTGCTGACCAAGACCTCGCACGCGACCGGCATCTTCCACCGCCAGGGGTGCGAGGTCGCGCCCGTGGGCTTCACCAGCACGGATCGCCACTTGCCGGACGTCGTGCGCGCGCCCACGTTCCTGCACCTGGCCGGGCGCAGCAGCGCCAAGCGCACCCGGCTCGTGCTCGAAACCTGGGCACGCCATCCCGAATGGCCCAGGCTGACGGTCGTGCAGCATCCGCGCATGGCCGACTTCCGTCCGGAAGCCGCCAACATCGTCCATCGCGTGGACTATCTGGACGACGCCGAACTGCGCGAGATCCAGAACGCCAATCTGTTCCACCTGTGCCCGTCGGAGACCGAGGGCTTCGGCCACTACATCGTCGAAGCGCTGAGCGTCGGTGCGATCGTGCTGACCACCGACGCCGAGCCGATGAACGAGTTGGTGACGGCCGAGCGCGGCGTCCTCGTCCCGTTCGCCCAGACCGGGCGGCAGCAGCTGGCGACGCGCTACCTCATCGAGGCCGAAGCCCTGGAATGCGCCGTGGTCGGCGCCTTGGCACTGGACGCCGGAGAGATCGAGGCCAAGCAGGCGGCGGCGCGCGCGTTCTACCTCGACAACGACAGGACGTTCCGCGAGCGGCTGGCCGCCGCCGTGACGGCGATGATCGGCGGGACGGACGCGGCATCCGTCGCGCGAAGCCTGCCCGGGACGACCGGCGAGGCCTATGCCGAGGCCGCACTGCCTGCAGCGCAGGCATAG
- a CDS encoding glycosyltransferase family 2 protein → MQPLPASLVVITHNEASNIARCLDSVPFVAEKLIVDSGSTDDTIAIAQAHGARVVRQDWLGFGPQRNFASTQASHDWILVLDADEFLSAELAADLQRELPGLIASQKAGAWLRRSTWLMGAPMRWYRPMVGERMARLYHRGRARWTDARVHESLRFDGEAAEFKAPFNHADNPSLVHKQLKVLRYSELKALDWRDKRRPVRMWLTPLVYLSTFFKDYVLRLACLDGWRGFIIAQTAASYAAYKRMRYYEMQRNPASIEAAHAKLAKHGLEH, encoded by the coding sequence ATGCAGCCCTTGCCCGCCTCCCTCGTCGTCATCACCCACAACGAGGCGTCCAACATCGCGCGCTGCCTCGACAGCGTGCCCTTCGTGGCGGAAAAGCTGATCGTCGACAGCGGCAGCACCGACGACACGATCGCCATCGCCCAAGCCCATGGCGCGCGGGTGGTGCGCCAGGACTGGCTGGGCTTCGGCCCGCAGCGCAACTTCGCCAGTACCCAGGCGAGCCACGACTGGATCCTCGTGCTGGATGCGGACGAATTCCTTTCGGCCGAACTCGCCGCGGACCTGCAGCGAGAGCTGCCCGGCCTGATCGCGTCGCAGAAGGCCGGTGCGTGGTTGCGCCGGAGCACCTGGCTGATGGGTGCGCCGATGCGCTGGTACCGGCCGATGGTCGGCGAGCGGATGGCGCGCCTCTATCACCGGGGACGGGCGCGCTGGACGGATGCGCGCGTGCACGAGTCCCTGCGCTTCGACGGAGAGGCGGCCGAATTCAAGGCGCCGTTCAACCATGCCGACAATCCCAGTCTGGTGCACAAGCAGCTGAAGGTGCTGCGCTACAGCGAGCTGAAAGCACTGGATTGGCGCGACAAGCGACGCCCGGTGCGAATGTGGCTGACGCCGCTGGTCTACCTGTCGACCTTTTTCAAGGATTACGTGCTGCGCCTGGCGTGCCTGGATGGCTGGCGCGGCTTCATCATCGCGCAGACGGCGGCCAGCTATGCCGCCTACAAGCGCATGCGCTACTACGAGATGCAGCGGAACCCGGCCTCGATCGAGGCCGCTCACGCCAAACTCGCCAAACACGGACTCGAACACTGA